The Setaria viridis chromosome 2, Setaria_viridis_v4.0, whole genome shotgun sequence DNA window AACTGGAATTGTGCTTTCATGATGCCATTACCATTTCCAGTGTCAATTAAAAGTTTTCTTAAGATTCATTCCTGTACAAGCTGTAATTCTCTCATTACATTTAAACCCATGTTCTCTCTTCAGCAGCAGGACATTCAAGCTACTTCGGGGCAATAATAAGACCCAAGATTGCACTAGATGGTTTTGGGAATACAAGCAATAATAAGACCAAGATTGCATTAGATGGTTTTGGGAATACAAGAAGGCATTCAACCTTCAGGTGAAGCAAAGTTAAAGATCATGAATGGTGGGAGTGATCAAGATTTTAGATGCGTACGAATAATATATAGGTTTTGTAGATATTTTAGTATTGGGAGTGATGGATGAAAGGCAAAGTTCTTACTTTCATATGTTGAATATTCTGTTGCATCATTTGTATCATGAATGCTGGGAGTGGATGATGGATTGATGTCATTaataatatatgtatatatattttgcaTCAATTTCTTTTTTATGAAAATTCCATTGCATTAAAGAATCAACATCATTGCAATAACCACAGAATCAATGTTTCTAATCCGGTGTGAATTTAGTATTGCAACGACCATTGCGAATATTGCCATAACGATTAATTGATGCTACATGTGGCTATTACAACGATACACACCACGTTGCGATATTCTTTAAGAAAATAACAATGACTCTTATTGTGTTGCGATATCCTTTAAGATAATAGCAATGACTCATGATTGTGTTGCGATATTCTCTAAGAAAATAGCAAAATGGTGTTGTGCTACCCTTTAAGCATATAGCAATGATGCACATTTAGTTGTGATAGTCTTTAGGCATATAGCGATGACATAAATTGTGTTGCGATTGACTTTTAGCATATAACAACGCCTGTATATTCGTTGTGATATGTCCTAAGCATATTGCAACGCCATAGGCATTTTTGCAATGACCATATATCGTGGTAATATAGGATATTGCTACAAACCTCTAGCGTTTTAATAGTGATTGCTTGCAACTAGCCTACGTTGTTGCAATAATCACTATAGCAACGACGCCTGTCGTTGCAAATACCACAAATGCAACGCCCCCTGAGTGTTGCTTCTGCAACCCATTGCAACACCACACTGCGTTGCAATACGCCACATTTATGGCAACACCACACAATTGTGATGCAATACCCTATTGCATCGAAGGTACTTGCAACACCTCGCAACGCCACCAAAGTAATGTGATTGCTGCATATTGCAACTAAAATACCCTTATTGCAACGATTGTGAGGCGTTGCTTTAAGCGCAAAACCTTGTAGTGCTAGTTACAGAGTAGCGTTTGGCAACCCCAAATATGCTCTTCCATAATCCAGAATTCTACATCGATCTAGGTCCAAGGACTTTGTACTCTTCCATAGACAAACTTTCTGATCCATTCAGCTTCCTTTACGGCTTCTGAAGCAACAATGTACTTGACTTCTATTGTTTGATCTGCGATTGTCACTTGTTTGGAACTTTTCCAGCTCACCACCCCACCATTGAGGCAAAGGATTATCCTACTTGAGATTTACTATCGTCCTTGTCGTTTTGAAACCTCAGCGTTGGTGTAATCGCTTACAATGAGCTCTTCCGCACCTCTATAGACTAAGACTAACTCTTTTGTCCTTCTAAAGTACTTTAGAGTATTCTTTACCACGACCTAGTGACTATCACCTAGGCTGGACTTGCATTTGCTCATGACACTTAGATATTAGGAGACATCAAGGCACATGAAAcaacatggcatacatgatGGAACCGATAGCTGAGGCATATGACGCATCAAGTATCATCTCTTGCTCATCAAGTGTCAAATGACACCTAGTCCTGCTCAAGGGAACACCATGAGACGTAGGTGTGAATCCATTTTGGGATGCATTCTGTATAACCGTTTCAACACGTCTATAAAAAGGCTTTTGCTTAATCCAACTAGCATTTTAGACCTATCTCGGTAGATCTTTATACCAAGTGCGTAAGATGCCTCTCAAAGGTTCTTCATAGAGAAACTCTTACTCGGTGAAGCCTTTCAATACTCCAACATCCGATTAATAGTGTGTCATCCACATATAGGATTGCAAATACAAGTGCACTCCCACTGAATTTCTTCTAAATGCAATGTTCTTCTGAATTGTATAAAAAGCCAAATGATTTAAACACCTCATTAAAATGAAGATTCCAGCTCTTCGATGCTTTCTTTAGCCCGTATATAGACTTCATAAGCCTACATAATTTTCTAGCCTTTTTGGGATCGACAAAACTGTACCTTTAGGTAGTGTCATGTACACATCCTCGCTTAGGTTTCCATATAGGAAAGCTATTTTGACATCCATTTATCATATCTTATAGTCATAATACACGACAATTGTTAGAAGGATCTAGACAGACTTTAAACACAACAACGGGCCAAATTCTTCTTAATAAACACCTTGAAATTGGCAAAAACCATTTTTCACCAATCATTccttatagatgtgaacatttccatcgtCGTCTATCTTTTTCACTTACACTCTCTCATGCCATCAGGCAGATCAACTAGGTTCAAAACCTGATTTTCCTTCATTGACTTCAATTCAAATCATATGCCATCAAACCATCTTTCGGATTTCGGTCCCATTACTGCTCTGTGTAGTTCTTGGGTTCATTAATGTCCAACAACAATATGTCGCTTTGCCCCATAGTCAGTAGCATGTACTACTGATTCAGGCAACGCACCTAAATGGCATTTACTGGCTTAACCTGTGGAGGCTCTTTAGGGGCAGCTAGAACATATTCCGGCATCTCCCGAATTTCTTTGAGATGCACCGAGCACACACTAGCTTCTTTCGAGAGAAACCCTTTCTTAAGAAATACCCCATTatgagcaacaaacactttgatTGGATTTGAAGAAATAATATCCTTTGATTTCCCTAGAATATCCCACAAAGATACATTTGTCTGACTTGGGCTCTTGTTTACCATCACATATAATGCTTTGCCAAGGACATATGGTGGTTAATCATCAAATGTCAGCGACCACACATGTGTTTCCCTGCAGAGAACTTGTTAGCCAACTATAAGGACAAAATCATTTCATGTACAACTTTGTATATTTAATTACTATCATTCATGCAGCTAGCCAGCTCCTGTCAAGAAAtaagtttcatgagcattaaattatatgccacatcagcaattttgttCACTTGACAAGGTCATTATGAGAGAGAAGGGAGATTTTCACcagatgtgagaggagtttcatccctcATCAGCCATAGTTACTAAGTTCTCAGTCTTTATAACTATGCAATGAAACTGCGAATTGAGATTGACCTACATGACGAATGTGGCTGTCCCTGTTTCAGACAACTGATCGAGGTAATAAAAACTGTACGTATTTATACGGAAGAACACACATGGTCCATGGAAAAAACACCATTCACTTATTGATTACTTAGCAAAGAAAAGATACAAGGTAATTTACAGTGTTAGTGGTAAATCTACCACACATGTAGCTCGAGCTATTACTATATAAGTTACGCGGAATGTGTCCAATCCTACCCACCTTGGTACACTGAGAGCACTCCATATATAACCAAGGGGACAGCAAGCTTTTTTGGGCGATAGATGGTCGCCACTCACACTAAACATCTTTTTATGCGGTTCTTTCTAAAAACGCTTAGCTATCAACCTATCGTTAGGGAATTGGAGACACCAGGAGAGAAATGTTAGCCGGTGCTTACGGATGATCATGCTTGTTGCTAGATTTGGTTAGTGTAGACTGCAGTGCACACGCCGGAAGTGGATTGTTGTCCAGCATCTCGTTGACACAGAGATGAAAAGACCAAACCCAATCTCCTCTTGATCATCTGCCGGGAGTGCATGTTAGAAGAAAATGCTTCATTCTGTGGTTTCCCGTCTCTCTTGGCAACGAACCTGCGGATTTGCCTGTGAAGTACTCGTCTGCGTTGCTCCAAAGTTTCTCATGAAGCTGCTTTTCCTCGTCCTCTGATCGGATCAGATTGGGTGCATTGTCTTGGTGGTTTGACGCTAGAGCAGAGTTACCTATCAATAGTCTTACAGTAATACTGAAAGGCCAAGCCTCATTTCTGCCTTCCAGAGAGGCCACCATGCATCCAGCTCGAGAAATTGGCAACTGTGACGTGGCCAGCGCATAACACACGACAACAATACATGTCTTATTTGTGAGCCTCATAAGCTACAGGTAACGTCTAGAGTAAAGGGCTTGTTATGAAGCGTAGTTCTATATATTAGATAGGGCGTTTATGCACTTATAGAAATGCATTCTAACATTATCcagaaaaagaaatgcattaTAAAGAAGGCAGTTTTTTTTGCATATAATAATTCTCTTAAGTTTCCGCCATGTCGTCAGTGAAAAACATGTAACTTGACTTCTTTGGCCAAGTCTCTGGTCTCCGGACAAACATCCACAAAAGCCAGTTGGCGCCAATCTACTGTACTGATGAGCAGATTTCCAGAATCCGGGACATTCTCCCTGCACAGATTGCTACCTTCCCCATCCAGTACCTTGGTTTGCCTTTGACGGTTGGGCGCTTGAAGAAATCCCACTTCCAACCCCTTATTGATAAAGTTGCTAGCAAGATCCCCGGTTGGAAGGCACACCTCATGAACAAAGCTGGGAGGCTAGCGCTTGACGTCCCAGATTGGGTGCTACGCGAGATCGACAAGAGCAGAAAGGGCTTCCTTTGGGCAGGGAAGAACaaagcggggggggggggggggggggggagggggggcactGTGCCATCTCCTGGGCAACTGCGTGCAGACCATGTAGGTTTGGGGGCCTGGGGATTCCTGACCTCAAGCTCTCCTCTCAAGCTCTTCAGCTTCGCTGGATGTGGCTAAAAAGAACGGATACGCAGCGCCCGTGGATTACGACAGGGACAAGAACCTACGCAGTATCTTCCAAGCATCGATCCTGGTTCAACTAGGGGATGGTAACGCAGCTCTTTTCTGGGAGGACAACTGGCTGGGGGACTCCTCACCATGCTTCCTCGCACCAGACCTTTGTGCTATGGTCAAGCCAAAACAAGAAGAACCAGAACCGTAGCGGCTGCCCTGACAAACAAGGTGTGGATTCGCGACATTGTCGGACGAGCTACAGTTAGCGGCATCAGGCAATACGTCCAGCTTTGGCATACGGTTGCCACTGTCCATTTGCAGGCCGGCGTCGAGGATGTCATCTCCTGGCGATGGGAAGCCTGTGGGTCATACTCCGCTCGATCGGCATACCATATGTTCTTCCGCGGCTCCACTGTTTCGCCGATCTTCAGGACCGTGTGGCGCGCTTGGGCACCTTTGAAAGTCAAGTTCTTCATTTGCCTCGCGGCCAAGGGCAGGATCTGGACCGCCGCAAGGTGCAAACGACATGGGTTGCAGGTCACTGACGAGTGCAATCTCTGTGGCCAAGCTGCTGAAACGGTGGATCACCTATTCAGTCATTGCGCCTATTCCCGTCAGGTGTGGCTTCAGGTTGGACAAAGAACTAACAACCAGCTACCGAACCTCACCCCGAATTCCAACTTGATTGATTGGTGGCTATCTATCCGTGCTAATATGACCAACGTCAAAGCTAAAGGCCTAGATTCTACAGTCATGCTGGTCTGTCGGCGGTTATAGAAAGAAAGGAATGGCTGAGCCTTTGCTACTGCCGTTGCTAGAACACCGCAACAACTCCTGCCGCTCATTGTTGAAGAAGCGTCGCTTTGGACTCAAAGTGGTGCCCGAAACATGGAAGCCTTTGGTTGGAAGCCTCCTGATCATTAGCTAGCGCTACGACTTTTATGTCTTAATTTCGGCTACTAGACGCCCCTTTTAACGTATGTAATCCCTGTCTATTTCCACTACCGTGTGCGAGTGCCCGGTTAACGGCCCGCGTTGTACAAACTTTGTATTTACCTTCCTCTTAATTgaatgatgcgcagctctcctgtgtattctagaaaagaagaaaaacatgtaagggcctgtttgtttccaccctcctaaaaccttacctcctaaaaagtgactaaaaactgCCTAAAGTGCCAAACACTTCTCCTAAAGAGTGACTAAAATCTTTTAGGAGGTCCAAATCTTTTAGTCCATCACCCCCCTCCTAAAGCCAACTAAAATCGGTTCTGGACCCTCCCTACCCCCGCACCCACCCGCACCGCACGCCAGACCATCTCTCTCCCGCACCCACCCGCACCACACCCACCTGGcgaccctccctctctcccgccCGACTCCCgactgccaccgccgccgcccatctcccgccgcccgccgccaccgtccagctcccgccgcccatctctcgccgccgccgccgcctagctCCCGCCGCCCATCCCCCCGCACCCACCTGCATCGAGACCccgcctccccttcctctctcctgctcccgccgcccgccgtcgtcgcccagctcccgccgcccatctcccgccgcccaccgccgcccatctcccgccgccgcccatccccTCGCACCCACCCGCACCCATACGGCCAAGCCGCCACTGCCAGTGCCATGCCCTCGCGCTACCGTCTTCCTTGCTTGGCCCGCCTGGCCGGCAACAGCACGCCGCATTGCTCTGCTGAGCTCATCTGCTGAAGAAGGGACAGAGATCAAAGATTTTGGGAATGGGGCtggtgtgctgctgctgctgctttggcGTGTGTGCtcgagagggaaaaaaaaagaagacgaTGCTGGTGGATTTGCAGGGGATTCAATTTGGCAGTAGTTCGGTGGCTTCAATGGATTTGGTGCTTAGAGTTTGGGATCAGGTAGGCGTGCAGCAAATTGGAGGGAAGACAGGAAGAGCAAGGAGCTGGTGCTTCCCATCGCTTACATAGGAAGAGCAAGCTTGTTTTGGCGCCAGGGGCATGGTGGGAGGTAGTGGGAGGGCATTAGGGTTATTTTACCACTTCATTCAATGCCTTTAGttacttttaggaggtggaaccaaacatactttAGGAGGGTGCCTAAAAACTGCCTAAAagattttaggagctaaaactttaggagggtggaaacaaacaggccctaacttTGTTTCAATGCTAACTTTGTACATGTAGCATCCAAGGCAAATTCCACGACCTTATCTATCAGAAGAAAATATATGTTATCTTCAATTTGGCCACCTAACTATCATCTATGGCTACACAATAATGCCAAATAATACGAAGCGATTCAGTTCAGTGGCACCCTATTTAATGAGCCATCACCTTCATACTACTCAGTTCCTTCTTCCCTGCTATCATAGATTATAAGTAGCCACAATGCACAGCACATAATAGCCGAAAATACGCAATAACTTGTATTAATGACCTTGCAGAAACAAAGTGTTTAGGGCTTTCATGGGAATGGGATCCATCAGCAGATTAGTTTGCAGACAAAAAACAGAGCACCCCAGGTTTCGGTGGAAGCTTCGTCTGTCAGTAGTGTCTTCTTCGATGCAGTCATAACAACTAAATAAGTACAatatttcttgtttttctttgcaGTAACAACATTTCTTCACGGATGGCCCACACTGCAAATATTGTTAAAAGTTACATTAGCATCACGACAGCCGAGCACAAGGCAAACAAGCAGATGACCTAAACTAAATAGGTAGATAAGCAGATAAGCTCATTGGCACAAGCTTCCTAAGTGGCCTAGTTCCCGAATCAAATGAGAAAACTATAGCAAATAGAATCATAATTCAGCTATATTTTGTTTCTCTACAGCACACGATATGCCAACATGGTGTATTATAACAAATAAAGGATCATTTGTACCAGCGATGTATTGTACAGATACGTCACACACCTAACTTTCTTTCTTCCTAAGGAGAGAATCATCTCCTAACCTGGGAGACATCTAACAAAATTTGACCTAAACAATACAATCTTTCCCAATCAAACAACTAAACCAAATAAAGCAGAGGTTACCTCAATGCTTTCTCTGCTGGTTCCCTTTCAAAATCCAGGTTCAAACCATACATGAGTTCTTCAATCGCTCTGCCATACTCCTAAACAAATTAAGTGCATATATACATGACCAAGGAATACAACAAAATAAGGAAAATTGGATGTCATTGCTACTGGGTAGCACGACTTACTTTCACCAGTATCAGAGCTGCTCCTTGTGCATAGCATGATACGGATAAATTCGGCTTCATGTCCCTGTAGGTATAAGCATCATCCAAAGCCTTGCCTTTGTCACCCATATGCAGCAAGCAAAGGCTCCTTTTTGCATACAGGGCTGAATCATCAGGGTTAATCTCCACTGCCTGCAGCCATCAAATGATTAGACCAAAGAACAAGTCAGTCACTAAATGATATTGCTTATTATTTGTAGTAACTCATAACATATGCAAATATGTGTTTTGTGGATATGGACACTTTCTTGTCATGCGAAACATATGTGCACATTAACTAGTAGTACTAAGACATCTGTTCACTAGAAACTTAAAATAAAAGTCAATGACTATATTGTAGAATGCCAGGTTTATTGTATAATCAGAATCCACATGATATGGACCACTAGTTAGTCAATGTAATTCAGAACGTGAGTGATATCTGTGAACAGAAAAGCAGCTCAATGTGAGtatatgatgaaacaatttACCATAGTATACTGATTCAATGCTTGAGCATAATCACTTTGAAAGAATGCACAATCCCCTTGTGCTTCAAAATCGGGTCCATCATTTTCACCCTAAAAAGCATGCACAAACTAAATTGTCAAATTTgtaacaaaataaaaatgaaaatattAATAAGGGATATGGCATCAATTTCAGCAATCTGCATAAATGCTACCAACTGCCATATCAAGTATGGTAGGAAATATTTTGTACATACGTCTGGCTTGGAACTCGTAGGTTTTGCATGTTGAATTATTTCACCAGTGCTCCAATCAGTAACTTGAACTGAAGGGGTTGTGACAAAGGAAAGAAGATCAACTGATTCCTGACACCCTTGGATTGCAGCAACTTCTAACGGTATTCTACCATTCTGTTAAGAAGACAGTCaagggaaaattttaaaaataaacatGGTAGATTAGACGAAATAACAAAGCTAGGTATTTTGTCGCACACTGGGCAATAAAAGATGTGGTGAAGGCATTACACCCCAATAAACCaagatcagaaaaaaaaaggtgcaagTAACTATAGGCGATTGGCCAGGGCATGTACTATCTCATAGAGCACGATAACATCTAGATAGATATATAGTTACTGATTCCGAGAATCCCCTTGACTTGTACGAAGAATGAGCAGATACAGTAATATTTTGACCAACCTTTCTATTCCTATATTCTTCGTTCCAGTGCCAATGAGGCATCCTACTAAATTTAGCATCAGCAAGATATGGTATCCAATTCTTCAACAGAGATAAGAAGTGTATGACATCAAAGCATTGCAATTTAACTATTTAATTAtaataaagaaaaaggagaactGTCATATTCCATCTCCTAACTCATGCACTTTTGTTAGCAAGTGATGCATCTTACTAAAAACAAAAGGTATTTTAAAATATCCCAAGATCTTTACATGTTGCAACAAttaattccttttatattagTTCTAGAACATTGATTGAGATGTATAATAGAGACTTAGAGAGAACCCAAACTGTTCTGCAAATATAACAGATACATCCCAGAAACAGAACAAAGAAATAGTGAATAAGCTAAGAAGCAAGAAAAAACACACGTGATCAGGTATATTTGCATCAGCACCAGCTTTCAACAAGCACTTTATGCAGTCAGTTGAGCCAGCATATGTAGCTGCTATCAGCGGAGTTATAGTACCAGGATTGACATCAGCATCAGTCTGCATCAGGAAGTATGCACACAAAATCTTAAAACCTTTATTAAACATGGTGTTATCTTTCTATGtatgaaaaacaaaaatcagTTCCATAGCCAAGATCTCCATAAGGGGCCAATAGAAGATCTAACTGGACAAATAAATTCACCTTACACTAAGAAAACAAAAGTTACTGCACCTTAGTAAGTAGTTCCATGCCTAATGAACATGCAGAAGTTGTTGCTTTCAGCGGTGTATGTAGTACTACATTGGGCTg harbors:
- the LOC117842669 gene encoding uncharacterized protein isoform X2, producing MASSLPPSPSGRRLLFPPRLPDLPPGLGIRRSTTLSVADTAALLLPAAYDGDVPKFKMLVKRLRKAGKGVEEALAEIKSSSYFKYRGHGPLHLAALSAKPVMCKYLLKDLKLDVNAGGEDGVTPLFFAIYGTGSTAITRLLLDHHADPNKAAYDGATPLLVAICEDTYEIAELLLSRRAYADPVSEYGTPLYIAARDGNVRMLKLLLQHQADPNVVLHTPLKATTSACSLGMELLTKTDADVNPGTITPLIAATYAGSTDCIKCLLKAGADANIPDHNGRIPLEVAAIQGCQESVDLLSFVTTPSVQVTDWSTGEIIQHAKPTSSKPDGENDGPDFEAQGDCAFFQSDYAQALNQYTMAVEINPDDSALYAKRSLCLLHMGDKGKALDDAYTYRDMKPNLSVSCYAQGAALILVKEYGRAIEELMYGLNLDFEREPAEKALSVGHP
- the LOC117842669 gene encoding uncharacterized protein isoform X1; translation: MASSLPPSPSGRRLLFPPRLPDLPPGLGIRRSTTLSVADTAALLLPAAYDGDVPKFKMLVKRLRKAGKGVEEALAEIKSSSYFKYRGHGPLHLAALSAKPVMCKYLLKDLKLDVNAGGEDGVTPLFFAIYGTGSTAITRLLLDHHADPNKAAYDGATPLLVAICEGSQYHCMHVFWKCLAVVLDTYEIAELLLSRRAYADPVSEYGTPLYIAARDGNVRMLKLLLQHQADPNVVLHTPLKATTSACSLGMELLTKTDADVNPGTITPLIAATYAGSTDCIKCLLKAGADANIPDHNGRIPLEVAAIQGCQESVDLLSFVTTPSVQVTDWSTGEIIQHAKPTSSKPDGENDGPDFEAQGDCAFFQSDYAQALNQYTMAVEINPDDSALYAKRSLCLLHMGDKGKALDDAYTYRDMKPNLSVSCYAQGAALILVKEYGRAIEELMYGLNLDFEREPAEKALSVGHP